CCAAAACATTCACTAAAAATATACATACTAAAGAATGGCCTAGGAAGGGAAACACCTTTAAAGAAAGGGAAGAGAGTAAAAGAAAGAACGTATGTTACCATTGTCATGAGAAATGGGAATATGGTCACAGTTGCAAAGAAGGAAATGAAATAGATATGCTTAAGAAAAAAAGGCTATGCTTTAAGTGCAAAGAAAAGTGGCAACCGGGTCACATATGTGGGAGGAAGAGCCAAGCCCACAACTTGGAAGCCTTatctagtgatgaagaagaagaactcaaTGAACCCCCAAGCAAAAGAGGAAAAATTACTGAAGATGTGCAAGTATCATTAGCCGCAATTTCCGTAGCTTCAAAACACCATCCATTCAGAATCAAGAGTATGATCAAAGGGCAGAGAGTAATTGCGCTCCTGGATAGCGGGGCTACCCACAACTTTATTGATAAAAGTTTGGTAAAAAGATTGAagctgacaacacaagagtttaagGGTTTCCAAGTAGCTCTTGCAGATGGATCCACTTCCTCATGTAACAAAAAGATCCCTCAATTAAACATAACATTAGGGAAACACCCTACCAAAGAAGATTTTTATGTGGTAGAGTTAGGGGATTCAGATGTAATCCTAGGAATTCCATGGATACATTCCTTGGGAAGATTCTACCTCGATCACCCCAAATTGGAGTTATGTTTCACTCAAAATGGACAGGAAGTACTAATCCAAGGGTTGCATGATGGCACAACCAGAATGGTAACTTCCAAAAAGATGGAAAGGATTTTTAGACGTTGCCAGGGAGAGTGGGCTGCCCAATGCATGGTACTAGACAAAAATTCAAACCAAGGGGAAGCCATTCATGTTGATATTAAACCCattataaaaaaacataaaaaagtgTTTGAGGATATCCCAAAAGGACTGCCACCCAAGAGAGGATTTGAACACACTATTGAACTTGAAGAAGGTGCAAAACCAGTAATTACCACCCCTTACCGCCATCCAAGGGgctataaggaagaaattgagaaagctatCAAAGAGCTTCTAGAAATGGGGCACATTCAACCTAGCTCCAGTCCTTTCGCCTCCTCTATTGTATTggtgaaaaagaaggatgggaccatgcggatgtgcattgattatagagcACTCAATAAGAAGACTATAAAGAACCGATACCCTATCCCTAGGGTGGACGAACTTATAGATGAATTACATGGAGCAGtatacttttcaaaaatagatttgagatcGGGATACCATCAGATAAGAGTGAGGAAGGAAGATGTCCCCAAAACAGCTTTTCGATgccactatggccactttgagtttttgGTCCTTCCATTTGTCCTTACAAATGCCCCTGCCACCTTCTAGTCATGCATGAATCACATCTTCAGGGGACAGTTGAGGAAGTTCCtgttagtattttttgatgatatattgatttacagcaAAACTTGGGAAGCACACTTGAGGCACATAGATGAAATATTGGGCCTACTTGAACAACATTCTCTTTTTGCCAAaatgtcaaaatgtgagtttgggatggaagaaATTTTGTATCTTGGTCATAAGATCAGCACCCATGGAGTTAAggtggatgaagaaaaaattgaagccaTCAAAAATTGGCCAAGGCCCCGAACCCTCACTCATCTCAGAGGTTTCCTAGGTTTATGCAGTTACTATAGAagatttgttaaaggattttcaaagcTAACTTCTCCTTTAACCAATTTAACTAAGAAGGGAGCATTCTTATGGTCAGATGAAGCCCAATCCGCATTTGAAaaacttaaagaggtaatgagtACTTGCCCGGTTTTAGCAATTCCGGACTTTTCAGCACCTTTTGAGCTTTATTGTGATGCCTCAGGAGAAGGCATTGGAGCCGTCTTAATGCAAAAGAAACACCCCATAGCCTTTGAAAGCAGGAAACTTAGAGACACAGAAAGAACCTATTCAGTTTATGATAAAGAAATGCTAGCTATTATGCATGCATTAGAGAAGTTCAGACAATACCTGATATGTGGGAAGTTTATAGTTAAAACTGATCATAACAGTTTGAAGTTTTTTCTCAATCAAAAAGATTTGAATgatagacaacagaaatgggtgagtaaactTCAGGCATATAATTTCGACATAGAATATATGAAAGGGAAATATAATGTTGTGGCAGATGCTCTTTCAAGGAAACCTTACTTGGGGTCCTTATCAGTCCTATCTATAGATTGGAAGACAGCTCTAAGTACCGAATATGCCAAAGACAAATTCTCTAGCAACATTCTAGAGGGAAAAGAAACAGATGAAAATTACCGGGTAATTGATGACCTCATTCTCTACAAAAACAGAATCTATGTTCCATCAGGGTCAAATATGAAAAAAGACATTATAAGGACTTATCATGACCTTCCTACACACTTTATAAAACCTACAGGCAGATCAGAGAAAGATTTTCATGGAAAGGGTTAaaggaagatgtactgaaacacACCCAAGAATGCATGGTGTGTCAAAGGAATAAAGAAGAACACACTTTCCCTTCAGGATTACTCCAACCACTACCAATTCCAAATCAAAAGTGGGAGAGTATATCTATGGACTTCATAACAGGACTTCCAAAGGTACAGAATAAAGACTGCATTTTTGTAGTAGTAGACAGATTAACAAAATATGCACATTTTATGGCCATTCCTTCAAGTTTTGGAGCATCTCACGTAGCTGAcatcttctttagagaaatctTCAAGCTACACGGTTTACCCAAAAATATTGTGAGTGACAGAGATAGACGATTTCTTAGCATATTTTGGCAAGAACTATTTAAACTAGCAGGGACAGAGTTAACTCCAAGTACCAGTTATCATCCACAGACCGATGGGCAAACAGAAATAGTAAACAAATGGATAGAAGGTTATCTAAGGAATTATGTGTCAGGTCAGCAGAATGCTTGGGTCAAATGGCTGCATCTTGGGGAGTATTGTTACAACACAACCCATCATATGTCAATTCGAATGAGTCCCTTTAAAGCCCTCTACGGGTATGAAGCAACGTCCTTTGGGGATCTCATCCGATCAGAAAATCATGTACCAGGTGCAAAAGATTTCCTCCAGCAGAATACAGATATCATGAATGCCCTTAAAGATAATCTTCACCAAGCACAGAACCAACAAAAACTGTATGCGGACAAAAAAAGGATTGAAAGATCATTTGAAGTAGGAGACTTGGTATTCTTAAGACTCCAACCTTATAAGCAGTCATCCATTAAAATCAGTGGAGCTGAGAAATTGAAACCACGATTCTATGGTCCTTatagaattttgagaagaataggTGAAGTGGCCTATGAATTGGAGCTACCCGATCACAGCAaaatacacaatgtatttcatgtatcccgGCTAAAAAAGGTTTTAGGTCAACACATTCTCCCTTGTACCGAGCTACCCCCAATTGATAATGAAGGGAAGTTGATTTTGGAACCTGAACTTATCCTTGACAAACGAGAAAGAAAATTAAGGAGGAGGACCATAACGGAGTATTTAGTCAAATGGAAGAACCTTCCTAGggaagatgctacatgggaagGAGATGAGACCATTAATCATCTAAATcccagattgcttgaggacaagcaattttgagtgGGGAGGGCTGTCATGACCCcacattttgtaattatttatacCTTCCATTTATAAGAAATGATTCATTATTTAATAATTACGCTCTAATTATTAAATTAACGCTaccataaaatattattaaaaatataattattaatacatAATTTTTATATAATGGGTGctacaaaataataaatataaaatacactttgcaacaaatatttatttaaatattattaaaaatataatacataattttttatataatgggtgctacaaaataataaatataaaatacactttgcaacaaatatttattaaaaCTCTAATTAGTATGAATCATTGTTAACTATTAATTTAATGACAAATATTAGTAAATAGCTATTAATATTAAGAAGATCGCATTGGGTATTTCCCAAAGGTCGTAACCCCAGGGCGATGGACAGTAAGGTGCGGACGTGACTTTAAATAAGTCACGTCTCTTCTACAAAGGCATGACTGTGTATCTTCGCTCGGAGGGATATTTATGTGCGTTGGCATCCCATCGAGTGGGAGGTcagaggagagagggagaaagacgTAGAAGAATAGAACGCAAGGAAAACACACGAAAAGGACAACGCAAGGGAAGGAAACATAGGCAGAGACGGGGCCGAAGGTTAACTCGGGTCCAAGGGGAATTGAGCGCAGGAGTCCAGATTTGCGAGGTTGGGACATTACAACTCTATTGGTGAAATCTTGAAAAAATCCCCAAATTTACAATTTTCCTACCTTTGCACATGAATCAATACTTGAACTTTAATATACTATAATaaaacaagaactctaaaatggaGACATTAGTACTTTTGTTCAAGTTTTTGTTTTAAAACCATTTATATACAATGGAAGTACAACTACAGCCAAAGAAATCTTaagatttttttatcaaatttgaattacTAACAAATAGCAATGAAAGCTCAAATATGATAGTTATAGCCGATAGATCTAGGATCATATTGCTAGGTTCTAAATCACAATGCACAATTCACAAAAGACAATCATAATGTAAATATTCCATACCATGGTCTATATCTGTAGAAATGCTCAAACACTCAATGCCAATTCAAAAAATTACTAATAATCTTTGTCAGGCTGCAAATGCTTCTATTGCATCTTGTAGTCAAACAGATTGCTTCATGCTCACAATATGCTTTTTTCCACTATAATTAATAACTCGTAGATGAGGTTGATCATAGTAGCATatcatttgcattgcattgatATGGTAAATTGAAAGTCTAGGATTTCAAGTACTCATGTTTAACAGGGAAAAATGTCAAACTAAAAAATGCTCATGTatgtgtaaaaaaaaataaaaaatcattgttCTCATGAAAAATGTTGTGTAGAAATAGAATCAAATGTAGGACATGACTGTCAAATTTTGGTCAAGAACAATGTACATTCTATAATTTAGAGCATAAAACTAAGGAAAACAAGCCAACAATTAATCATTGAGTGCATAGTAGAGAAAGCTCAAAGCTCAAAAGTATAACTATATTTTTTGGGCACTTCAATcaaaactatatttttttttaaaaagaaagtcACATTTGTAGGACCTACTCTATCTTTAGGCCAAGTGcagtttgatttttttattttactaTCCCAAATTCTCAATTTTATATTTCAAAACTCCTCATTCACAAGTATGAAGAACAAACCATCTCtctcatttttttttatattgaagtgattttggtattttttggacaattttaataatttatttagtcATCTTAAAATATATAATCATATTACTAATCATTATACACATAAATTTtgttattcaaattttaattatttttgttaggAAAACAAATTATTTGATAGTTttagatatttttaaaaatttaaagaaaaacaaaaacaaattattTCTTACAAAAGCATTTATTACTTTAAACTAAATAAATGACACAAagctagtttatttatttattctaataaaTCAATGcattataaaacaaaacaaaaaacaaaaaatgtgtTTAAGAAAGAAAGCCCTTAcgaacaataaaaaaaataaaaaatgattcatctaattttttatatctatatttattattaaatactatttaaaattttaatacttggtatttaaatgatttaaaatttaaaataaaacgtAGGAGTTTTTATTAACATACTTACACTTTAACACTTGTTATAAAACGCCTCTAGATCTAATAACacgaatttattttattttactttacaaGTGATCTAAACAAATGATAACAACGTTTATGTATTTCTTCACATCCCTCTTACTCTCCCCTCCTAGTTGTACCAATATTTTCGTTGATTATTGATATAGAGATGCTATCATACATATTTGAAAGTCGGGTTGAATTTCTTGGAGCATAGTACATCTTTGAATGATATTAATATTGTTGGAAGGTCACAATACATTCTTAGGACAAAGTTTGGTTGTATGAAATGCACTCTACAAGAAAAAAAGGTGCTAATATATATTGATCTTACCTTCTTAAAAGAGGCCATATCTTCATTAAGGTTGAAGTCTTATGATTTACTTACTATTGTACCATCTTTCTTTAAGTTGTTGTACATGATGGTGTGATTCTATTAATGCAGAGTATTAAAGATGAAAATAAATTGCCTAATATGAGATTTCACTTAATAATTAATCTATTATTATCTTGAATGGTCATACAACCAAACTCGAAGATTAATCTCTTATTTAAAATATTAGTTTTGCAGCAATGTCTCATTtcgggcattgttgtcaaatgtgTTGAATATTCTTCCATCAACCATATATAGGGGGTGCTTCaacaactttttttttaatttgcttACTTCCAAGCTTAAACTTATTAGATTTCCACAGTCTATGATTGATATTGTATGAAGATTTTTGGATTCAGTTGTGTATGAATTTTTTGGATCAATGTTTCAAAACTCACTTTGTGATTCATCATCTAAATGTAAGAGAGTAACTGTATGAGTAAAAATGAAAGTTTGCAGACTTGGAATGAATAAAATAGAGGAGACAATGGAGGAGAAAGTGCACAAAGTACGagttagaattttttttcaaaatatgacaaaaacaACCAAAAGTTAACAAAAAGATAACTTAAGAACCAATATAAAGATAAAAGAGATAATTAAGAATATAAATTCTAAGGAACTATTGAACTTCTaaggaattaaattcttaattGCCAGCCTTACAATGATTAAGAGGAAACAAAGAGAAAAAAATCAAGATATCTCCATTATTTACTTTTGTaaaatttaagatatattaaagtaTGTAGATATCTACAAAGAGATATATCTTATTTTAAGAGATTGAATAAAAGGTAATAAATAAAAGAGATATCGAGAAAGCAAAACACTAAAATTAAGTCTTAAAGTTATCAAAATGATATCATTACAATAATAGGATAAAAAGTGTAGAGGGCGGGATTTGCTACCCTCAAAGTGACGAACTTCAAGGAACAAACCAACCTTCTCTCTACCTCACTTTACATGCGCTAAAGGTAAGCCAAGGGATGCAAACTACAAAACTAAATAATTAACACCATAAAGACCTCTGCTAGGTCTCTATTCTCAGGACGAATGTGCAGAATTGGAACACCAGTGTGATGCACTAATGCCTTGTATGGACAGAGTACAATGGACGTGGGCACAATAATATGCTAAATTAATGATCTTGtgtaaaataaaatgaaaagaacAGAATGTGAATAGCTAAAAGAAGATGGGGAAAGACAAAGGAAGCTTAGATCTGGTCCACGATTTGAAGCCTCTAGCAAGATAGTCTCTTTCCCTTGATCACAAACTTGCACACAAGCAAaaaagggaaaatgttggggttgtgttaagAGGTTCGCCCCAGTCAGACCTCCATTTTGGTGTTTACACCTCCACAAACATTCAAGATAATAGCCATGAATGTATGGAAAATAATAAAGATAGAAGTAGATAAACAAAACAGGGAATATGCTAAATAGAAGACAATGAATGCGAtattatgaaatgtaaatgaggaGAGGGAGAGAACTTCCCTTCAACACTCAAGAAGTTGACACTTGAAGGGATGAGATCAAAACCCTAAAACTCTTTGAAGATGTCAAAATGGCGAATGGTGAATGCTGGAAAAACCCGTGAGAGATGTAGAAAAtatgccaagagcttgagaatttATCCAAATGATAAAGATGTCCCAAAATCCTCTCAAATGAGTGAGATATAGAGCCCCAATAAGAATCCCGACGTCGGTGACCACGAATAGAGGTGTTACAAACTCATCCAGGAACATGCATAACAACCAAACGACCACCTGTGGATTGACATATTCGCGGGATGTTAGTGTGGCATGCAGATGTCTTCGCGGAATGCTAGTGTCCATAAGTCAAATGGTTAGCATCGTTGACAAAAGGCTAGATTCTTAGCTGACAAGGCAATCCGAAGAATGATCTTAATCAGCTTAAAGGAAATGCACTTATGTGATGTAGAATTGCATCGAGTGCAATTTATGACGTTATATTTCGCCCCGACTTTAGTGAGCATATCATTATCAAGAGATGTGAAGGTAAAGTAGAGAGATCTTACCAAGATTGTGAAGGGGAAACAAAATTTGCTCATCGAAAAAAGTTGCCCCCAATGAGATAAACTTGAAACTGTGTTAGATTTTGCTAAGttgtttcatcacaaacacattagcTATAGACCatattaaacaaaaaaattaataataaagaaATTAGGCACGTAGCAGACAAGATAGTGTACTAGAAATAGGCCTCACTTAATGGAGGAGACCCCTATTATGAAAGATACAAGATAGTGTCGGTATGGattgcaagttgtgttatgctagatagccatatgattgGGAAAGATTTCACTAGTATGGGTAGaaaattgtgttatgctagatagccatatgacaGGGCGACCatagattgatttgataagcaGTGGATTAGCACCCACAAAAGGCAACAAGAtaaatagatcaagtggtttggcccccaccaaggCAAAATGATGAATAGATCATGTGTTTTGGCCCCTGCCAAGGCAAACAAGATGCCAAGATAAATAGATGTAAATGCAGATATGCAAATATGATAGCCCCCCCTTAGAATGGTTTGCATGAAAGGCAtgccattctaaggagaagaagtgTTGTGTCATGTCAATATAACGAGATGTTTCCATAGAATGTCATCTTTGGTGGATGACACATAAGACCCACAACATTGACAAAAATGCAAGGGCATGGGGAGATCAACTTATTTGGCATCAGAACCCATAACAGTAAAATAAAAGAAATAGTATAGTTGCAGATGGGTGTTTTATCATAATGCCAAAATTATTTGATCTGAAGAAGGAGACATGaagataaagataaaataaaaaattgggtaAATAGGGAAGAAGGCTTAAATGCCCCCAactctttgcatcatcctcaaatgTCAAAAAGCAAGAcacgacaaatagaagaaatagattaatacATAGAAGAAGTGTCATGACAAAAAATCTCCTATATCCGAGCAACAATAGAGTAACTCGGGTCCTCCAAGAGAGCACAACATATAAAGATAGTCAACCTCGCGTTTCCAAGAACCAACGAAGTAAATTGGATCCTTTAGGAGGGAACAAACATGTAAAGTAAGCATGGGGAAACACAAACATACACACATGCTATGCTACAAGATAAGAAAAGTATTGTCCTAGAGGTTATCCCTTAGGAAATAATTgtcctcccaatctagatcatatGGGGAACGAGGAAAATCCTAAAGAGGAACTACTGCAAGGGCAACACTAGGCACCTCACTAGCAGCTAGAGTGAGGGATGAGACAGCCTCAACATCCATGTCCACAAGCTAAGAAGAAGCAAGAGTCAATGACCTAGTGAAGATCATAGACAGTGCTAGGATATCCTCCAAAGAGTCAAACAAGCACGCCTCTATAGTGCAATCAAGTGACTCAGTTGGAGGAGACGATATAGGAGTCAGGATTGTTGGCCTCCACAAGAGGGGTAGTAACAAAATCGAGAGAAGGCAGAGCCCTCTCAACAACACTAACAAAAATAGGCAAAGAAACATACATTGAAGTAGACAAAGAGATAGGTGAGGAACACACTTGAGCTAATTTGCATTGATGAAACTCCAGAATGAGGCCCTGCTTGAATTTGTGTTTAGGTTGCATAGAAGGCATATGTCGCATGTCAAACTTAGTACGTTGGAGGACCCTAGGAAAgattaaatgaagaagatatgaaacAAGAGGATCAAGCAAAGAAGCATAGAGACCACCCGCACGGGAAACGTATCCAACGAACCAGACAATAGAAGTATCTCAGACAATGAGGTGATGAGAGGTGGCTCCAAGGACGATGCAATGAAGACCTACACCCACTTGGAGGGAGGTTCATCAAGAGTCTCAGAAGCAACTGGTAACAACACCAAAGATGATGTATATATTGGAACATCCAAAGGAATAAGAACAGATGCCGAAGGTGCACCCTCAGATTGCAAAGCAACATCACATTCTTGGGCCATAGCCCGTTGATGCCACTTACGCTCACACACACACTGATTATGACAAAGATGAGGACTGGAGGCTTAAGCCAGACAAGGGTCAGGAGCATCATGATCCATAAGAGATGCCTCTAAGATCGTGTCTGGGACAAGAGAAGGCCTCATCAATGGTTCAAGAGGTGTACTCGAGATAGACACTACATTCACAACAACGAGCACCCTACCTCACTTTGATCAAGGAGCAGTTGGAGGAACAAAGGGTGCCTACACAGGCTGTGAAGTAGGAGCAAGTGGTGATGAACAAGTATGAGGGTAACACTTCCTCTTTCCATATCAAGCAGTCCACAAGGGATATCTGCTAGGATCGAGAGCTCGAAGGGAGGGTTGGTCACACACTTTGATATCATGGGTGCCTTTCCCTTGTTTGCACTAGGTGCGGTCACAGGAATGAAAGAAACCACTGATGGTTGTGTAGTCCTAGGCGAACAAGGAGGTCTACTCGGAGGCACGTGCTTAACCTTAGCCCTCGATAAAGAAGGGGTATAAGGTACTACTTGCTCCAACACAGGAAGAGACAATAAAAGTCGATGCAGGAAGAGGCAATGAATAGCCAGGCTGAACAGACTTAGGAGCCAACTCCAGTGTTTGATAATAATACTAAGCTATATACATTAAGTCACCACAGAGAAGCATAAGGTCAATTAGAGTAGGCCCAAATGATCTAGTGAAAAATCCCCAGAGGCTACCAGTGGTTGATATCTAGTATCTTGGATGAGATGCAGTGAACCTTTATGATGAAACTTTAAGCACTTATGGACCACTGAAAGGACTACATCCATAGCTACCAACCAAGGAATACCTAGTTTGGCACCAAAGAGATCCGATTCAGGGATGATGGCAAACGTAGTCAAAACAACCTTGGGTTCCACAAGGACCACcaaggtgatactacccaaagGAGAAAGAGAACCCATTATGCGTTCTCAAGGTAGCACGACACTTATCATATCTCGGCCTATGCCATTTATTTACAAAAAGATGTCTCCTTTGTGATGAAATTGACTCTACATGAAGGATCAATCATTACAACCATAACAATTGGACCATTGAGCTTCGCAAGGATGTACCACCTCCATTAGAACCAACATGAGGACTAGTACCACCACTAGGGATAGTACCAACATCTGTACCAGAACTAATAGAAGTGGTATGAGCCACAACGGAAGTAGTAGTGGAACTGCTAGACATGCTAGTGTATCCTAGGGGAATGGTAGAAGCATTGATACTAGGGATGGTGGGTGCAGAGTCAACCATGTGTGCTGTCATCCTAGGCATGTCAACACCAATTTGAGAACTATAGGTGTCATACTAATGGTCATGGGGAGGAATACCTGCTAGGGGCATATGAATCTTAACAATCAAGGATAATTCTCTCATCATCTCTACCCCTTTTCTATTTGAAATTACCATGTCTCTTAGAGTATTCACGACATTTACAGCTTGGGGGAGGACATTTTTTTCGGTTTAGGAAACCTTCGAAATATCTCCAGTTCTCCTCTAACATATGAATCCAGTTAAAATCAATTATGACAATAGAGTCATGATCAATAGCAAGAGGAGAAGATAGGGGAGAATTCGTCGAGGTGTTATTCTGAAAGTTAGATTGCGAACTAAATGGAGAATGACTCCATGTCAAAATGGTCCTAACTGGGTGAGAGACCACAAAGTCATTTAGATCGAGAATTGGTTCATTAAACATTGGACTTGGTCGAGGAGGGTTGTAACAATTCAAATGAATGCTTTTCCTAACAGTCCTTTTCACAACAACCCCTGTGGTAGTCTGGGTCATAAAGCTCATGGACAAGCTCCATAACACCTTGAGCACTCTATGAGGGTATTATAAGGATTCTACAATACTTTAGTTGAAATTTGTTTATAttaaattatgtatatatgtataggtgttttttttttttttaaaatatgacaACACACGTGCACTGAGAGAACTAAAATGCAATTggttcacatcgagttcaccaaaatgtaaaggacgGGATTTGCTACCCTCAAAGTGATGAACTTCAAGGAATAAACCAACCTTCGCTCTACCTCACTTTATTGGTGTTAAAGGTGAGGtctatgaaattctttaaaaaacATATATGTTTAATTTCTTAGAATTGAAGCAAAAATATCTAAAAACAATAATGACACTCTTAGATATTAAGAGAAAATGAAATCTAagtaaataaagaaaataaagaataAGAAAGACAATAAAAAGAGAAtctaagaaataattttttttttaatctaagaacaaaagaagaaaaaggtCATTATTCTTAGATAATAAAGTTAATGACCTTATTGTTCTTTTTATTTagataaataaaatacaaataacTAAGAAAAAATATGTAAGACTTAAAAAAGACTAGAAgacaactaaattaattaattacaataaagaaaAAGATTACTTAACAAAGAGAAgtctaaaaataaaacaaaaacaaggGAAAAAGTCCAGAAGGAGGAGAAGGGAGCTAAGAAGaagtaaaacaaaaacaaaaggcaCAAGGGAAAGGAGGGAAATCTTACAAAAATGGAAAGGAGGGGGGAACCGGAAAGATAAACAAAGGAAAAAACAAAAGAGG
The nucleotide sequence above comes from Cryptomeria japonica chromosome 11, Sugi_1.0, whole genome shotgun sequence. Encoded proteins:
- the LOC131860178 gene encoding uncharacterized protein LOC131860178, which translates into the protein MGEPLENELRTFMENNDRKTQALMEQNEKTSQALLQALQDMNTTMNTLRNHSNGREENSNHSENTHNTSSSSRIQKPNFLPREGNNREETNNSSMNNTEEIAMAYAKLGPEVREIVSFREFCEAKKNETPRRKPFSRDLKHKVNKLSIPNFDGSGKIAAQAWIQKLNTYLNLSPMTENDAVQFAILHLEGLAHEWWYHGTLTQGHDGITTYDEFTQKLIKRFERKHPQKDFKELTLLRQRGTVEEYITEFQKISVRVSGVDEDRLTYLFVEGLKDSIKGLMRALKPPTLDDAIDKALGLEDTSTWEKPSKTFTKNIHTKEWPRKGNTFKEREESKRKNVCYHCHEKWEYGHSCKEGNEIDMLKKKRLCFKCKEKWQPGHICGRKSQAHNLEALSSDEEEELNEPPSKRGKITEDVQVSLAAISVASKHHPFRIKSMIKGQRVIALLDSGATHNFIDKSLVKRLKLTTQEFKGFQVALADGSTSSCNKKIPQLNITLGKHPTKEDFYVVELGDSDVILGIPWIHSLGRFYLDHPKLELCFTQNGQEVLIQGLHDGTTRMVTSKKMERIFRRCQGEWAAQCMVLDKNSNQGEAIHVDIKPIIKKHKKVFEDIPKGLPPKRGFEHTIELEEGAKPVITTPYRHPRGYKEEIEKAIKELLEMGHIQPSSSPFASSIVLVKKKDGTMRMCIDYRALNKKTIKNRYPIPRVDELIDELHGAVYFSKIDLRSGYHQIRVRKEDVPKTAFRCHYGHFEFLVLPFVLTNAPATF